The Pyrobaculum sp. 3827-6 genome has a segment encoding these proteins:
- a CDS encoding iron ABC transporter permease, translated as MRLSLYLAASATALILLFFYSLTIGIAHMSPLDALTAASSQGPEGLIARLRLARAVTAVAVGAALAAAGAALQSALRNPLASPFTLGIPQAAAVGVALALFLGGAGAIYRSFVTVSNPYFVISMAFTAAFSNALLVLLLASMGGFSLSAIILAMIAVSSIYQAVLALLQYLFLNDIQTAAVVFWTFGDVGRPNLAESYLLLAVSAATLAYFWIRSVDFNLMAAGDEIAKASGVSPRRLRLETLLASSASVAVLVSFTGVIGFVGLAAPNMARLAVGGDHKALFPASALTGSWLLLAADVVGRLAKPPVIIPVGITMSFIGSLWIIALLLQARRRGETW; from the coding sequence ATGCGGCTAAGCTTGTATCTAGCGGCCTCCGCCACAGCCCTAATACTCCTATTTTTCTACTCCCTAACGATTGGGATTGCCCATATGTCCCCTCTAGATGCTTTAACGGCGGCCTCCTCTCAGGGTCCCGAGGGCCTTATTGCAAGGCTTAGGCTGGCTAGGGCTGTAACGGCTGTTGCTGTGGGCGCGGCGCTGGCGGCGGCTGGGGCCGCTCTGCAGTCTGCGCTTAGGAACCCGCTGGCCTCTCCCTTCACCCTCGGCATACCCCAAGCCGCCGCCGTCGGCGTCGCGCTGGCCCTATTCCTAGGGGGAGCTGGGGCCATATATAGAAGCTTCGTCACAGTGTCAAATCCATATTTCGTAATCTCCATGGCCTTCACAGCGGCTTTCAGCAACGCGCTTCTGGTGCTGTTGCTGGCCTCCATGGGGGGCTTCTCCTTATCGGCTATAATACTGGCTATGATAGCGGTGTCCTCGATATACCAAGCGGTGCTGGCCCTGCTACAGTACCTCTTTCTCAACGACATCCAGACGGCGGCCGTCGTCTTCTGGACTTTCGGCGACGTGGGGAGGCCCAACCTTGCGGAGAGCTACCTGTTGCTGGCCGTGTCGGCCGCCACGCTGGCGTACTTCTGGATCCGCTCTGTGGACTTCAACCTCATGGCGGCAGGCGACGAGATAGCCAAGGCCTCCGGGGTGAGCCCCAGAAGGCTTAGGCTGGAGACCCTGCTGGCCTCCAGCGCCTCGGTGGCGGTTCTCGTCAGCTTTACGGGGGTGATTGGGTTTGTCGGGTTGGCGGCGCCTAATATGGCCAGGCTGGCGGTCGGCGGCGACCACAAGGCGCTGTTCCCAGCCTCCGCCCTGACGGGCTCTTGGCTTCTACTAGCCGCAGACGTGGTGGGGAGGCTGGCGAAGCCCCCCGTCATAATCCCGGTGGGGATAACCATGTCTTTCATAGGCTCTCTCTGGATAATCGCCTTGTTGTTGCAGGCTAGGAGGAGGGGGGAGACATGGTGA
- a CDS encoding PDGLE domain-containing protein, with protein sequence MKRLWIFLAALAVISPVFGVWLAGVVGYHEPLDVAVEKINEAAGRPVLNDTTDQLNWTPFLDYTIPGLPDWAGYIVSAFIGLAIYILLWLVVIRRRGVGRERRVERTG encoded by the coding sequence ATGAAGAGGCTGTGGATTTTCTTAGCGGCCCTCGCGGTTATATCGCCGGTATTCGGCGTGTGGCTGGCAGGCGTGGTTGGGTACCACGAGCCGCTTGATGTGGCTGTGGAGAAGATAAACGAGGCCGCCGGTCGGCCTGTTCTAAACGACACAACAGACCAGCTTAACTGGACGCCTTTCCTTGACTACACAATCCCCGGCCTGCCTGACTGGGCAGGTTATATAGTGTCGGCGTTTATAGGCCTCGCGATATATATCTTGCTGTGGCTTGTCGTAATTAGGCGGAGGGGCGTCGGGAGGGAGAGGCGTGTTGAGAGAACTGGTTGA
- the hypF gene encoding carbamoyltransferase HypF, with protein sequence MDAFRIYAVGIVQGVGFRPYVKMLADSLGVRGYVKNLGGGEVEIFVEGERAREFIDALRDRRPRAIVLEELVVERAEPRGYAAFEILKSGEEARAPSNIPPDMAICDECLREVLEGGDERRRGYYFNSCSFCGPRFSVIRRLPYDRENTSWAAFPMCPRCREEYSTPAVGGLRRYFYQGISCRRDGPRVRLLEPTGRAVDADDPVLEAARLVSGGFIVAVKGVGGYHIFAKASDDSVVAELRRRKRRPSQPFAIMALDLETARRLAVVDEGSAELLASPQRPIVLLPKREDSPASPLVSPGLDREGVFLPYTALQYILLSNIDDRFAIATSGNIHGEPMCTDLKCVLERLRGVVDYVLDHNLEIVHRVDDSVVRFTNGVATFLRRSRGYAPAWIKMPRRLEKPVVAFGADLQTAGAVAFDDKAVLTQYIGDLDSFQALDDLDRELRWLADVYKLRDFLLVCDKNPAYNSVRLCREWGEEFGAEVRQVQHHHAHALAAAADGGVDEPFVAVAIDGVGYGEDGAAWGGEVLYVEGTRYVREKHLPYVPMPGGDLAAFRPARMTAAYFHKALGEIPRGLALYLPGGEAELALVERELKSPRTWTSSAGRFLDAVAAALGVAWERTYEGEPAIKLEAAARGGSGLQFHAEDQVELFAEAVEAARGGASVRDVAYSVQLRLGQILGAWACDAAARRGVGVVAVSGGAAVNDIILRGIAEEVSRCGLRLVQHRRAPPGDGGIALGQVYYATYL encoded by the coding sequence GTGGATGCGTTTAGGATATACGCCGTGGGTATAGTCCAGGGGGTCGGCTTTAGGCCCTACGTGAAGATGCTCGCCGACAGCCTAGGCGTGAGGGGGTATGTGAAGAATCTAGGGGGCGGCGAGGTGGAGATATTCGTCGAGGGGGAGAGGGCCCGGGAGTTCATAGACGCCCTTAGGGACAGGAGGCCAAGGGCCATAGTGCTGGAGGAGCTAGTGGTGGAGAGGGCCGAGCCGCGGGGCTACGCGGCCTTCGAGATCCTGAAGAGCGGCGAGGAGGCGCGGGCCCCCTCCAACATACCGCCGGACATGGCCATATGCGACGAGTGCCTCCGGGAGGTCCTCGAGGGGGGAGACGAGAGGAGGCGTGGGTACTACTTCAACTCCTGTAGCTTCTGCGGCCCCCGCTTCTCGGTGATAAGGAGGCTCCCCTACGACAGGGAGAACACGAGCTGGGCGGCGTTCCCCATGTGCCCCCGTTGCAGGGAGGAGTACTCAACGCCAGCGGTGGGGGGCCTGCGCCGCTATTTCTACCAAGGCATATCGTGTAGGCGCGACGGGCCGCGGGTGAGGCTTCTGGAGCCCACAGGCAGGGCCGTCGACGCCGACGACCCGGTGCTGGAGGCGGCGAGGCTCGTGTCGGGGGGGTTCATAGTGGCGGTGAAGGGCGTCGGCGGGTACCACATATTCGCCAAGGCGAGCGACGACTCCGTCGTGGCGGAGCTGAGGCGGAGGAAGAGGAGGCCCAGCCAGCCCTTCGCCATCATGGCACTGGACCTGGAGACGGCGAGGCGCTTGGCCGTGGTAGACGAGGGCTCGGCGGAGCTCCTGGCCTCCCCCCAGAGGCCCATAGTCCTCCTCCCCAAGAGGGAGGACTCCCCGGCGTCACCCCTCGTCTCGCCCGGCCTCGACAGGGAGGGGGTCTTCCTCCCCTACACGGCTCTGCAGTACATCCTCCTGTCGAATATAGACGACAGGTTCGCGATAGCCACCAGCGGCAACATACACGGGGAGCCCATGTGCACCGACCTGAAATGCGTCTTGGAGAGGCTGAGGGGCGTGGTGGACTACGTCCTAGATCACAACCTCGAGATTGTGCACAGGGTGGACGACAGCGTGGTGAGGTTCACAAACGGCGTGGCGACGTTCCTCCGCCGGTCCCGGGGCTACGCCCCGGCTTGGATCAAGATGCCGAGGAGGCTTGAAAAGCCGGTGGTGGCCTTCGGCGCCGACCTGCAGACGGCGGGCGCCGTGGCCTTCGACGACAAAGCTGTCTTGACGCAGTACATCGGCGACTTGGACAGCTTCCAGGCGCTGGATGACCTCGACAGAGAGCTTAGGTGGCTCGCCGACGTCTATAAGCTAAGGGACTTCCTCCTGGTCTGCGATAAAAACCCGGCTTACAACAGCGTGAGGCTGTGTAGAGAGTGGGGGGAGGAATTCGGCGCTGAGGTGCGCCAAGTCCAGCACCACCACGCCCACGCCCTCGCCGCCGCCGCCGACGGAGGCGTCGACGAACCCTTCGTGGCCGTCGCCATAGACGGGGTGGGGTACGGCGAGGACGGCGCGGCGTGGGGCGGGGAGGTGCTCTACGTCGAGGGGACACGCTACGTGCGGGAGAAGCACCTCCCCTACGTCCCCATGCCCGGCGGGGATCTGGCGGCCTTCCGACCGGCGAGGATGACCGCGGCGTACTTCCACAAGGCCCTCGGCGAGATCCCAAGGGGCTTGGCGCTCTACCTGCCAGGCGGCGAGGCCGAGCTGGCCCTCGTGGAGAGGGAGCTGAAGAGTCCCAGGACGTGGACATCCAGCGCGGGTAGGTTTCTAGACGCAGTCGCCGCGGCTCTTGGAGTAGCCTGGGAGAGGACATACGAGGGGGAGCCCGCCATAAAGCTCGAAGCCGCCGCGCGCGGAGGGAGCGGCCTACAGTTCCACGCGGAGGATCAGGTGGAGCTATTCGCAGAGGCTGTGGAGGCGGCGAGGGGCGGCGCCTCGGTGAGAGATGTAGCATACAGCGTGCAACTGAGGCTAGGCCAGATACTGGGGGCCTGGGCCTGCGACGCCGCGGCCAGGCGGGGCGTCGGCGTGGTGGCTGTCTCCGGAGGAGCCGCAGTAAACGACATCATCTTAAGGGGTATAGCGGAAGAGGTTTCCCGCTGCGGACTGCGCCTTGTCCAGCACAGGAGAGCCCCGCCTGGCGACGGGGGGATAGCCCTCGGCCAGGTCTACTACGCCACCTATCTCTAG
- a CDS encoding energy-coupling factor ABC transporter permease codes for MHIPDGYLDPVSAAVTWLLMLGYGYYAYRRGELQKHAELIVALAAAIFIAQIFNWPIPGGTSLHLVGGALAAIMVGPYDAFFVILLVLLVQTLVFHDGGITTLGANVLNMGVVAPLAGFFVYKALRRFGRAPAALAAGWASITLAGLAAGLEIGLSPWFPYGWTISVPVMTIWHAALGVVEGVITALVVLYLSKRAPQYLAL; via the coding sequence ATGCATATCCCAGATGGGTATCTCGATCCCGTTTCTGCGGCTGTTACATGGCTATTGATGTTAGGCTACGGCTACTACGCCTATAGACGCGGCGAGTTGCAGAAACACGCAGAGCTTATCGTGGCCTTAGCCGCCGCCATCTTTATTGCGCAGATTTTTAACTGGCCCATCCCGGGGGGCACGTCTCTGCACCTGGTGGGGGGCGCCCTCGCCGCTATTATGGTGGGTCCCTACGACGCCTTCTTTGTCATTCTCCTGGTGTTGCTGGTGCAGACGTTGGTGTTCCACGACGGGGGCATAACCACACTTGGGGCTAATGTACTTAACATGGGCGTGGTGGCGCCGCTGGCGGGCTTCTTCGTCTACAAAGCGCTTAGGCGCTTCGGCCGCGCGCCGGCGGCACTCGCCGCGGGGTGGGCCAGCATCACCCTCGCGGGGTTAGCCGCGGGGCTTGAAATTGGGCTGAGCCCGTGGTTCCCCTACGGCTGGACTATAAGCGTCCCCGTGATGACTATATGGCACGCCGCGCTTGGTGTCGTGGAGGGGGTAATAACAGCCCTAGTGGTGCTCTACCTCTCTAAAAGAGCGCCTCAGTACCTAGCGCTATGA
- a CDS encoding HypC/HybG/HupF family hydrogenase formation chaperone, with the protein MCWAVPSVVTKIEGGVAWVDPGDGVERPAIVGIDEGALQPGDLVMVHAGVIIAKVDLSTLRESMEMWKQMARELAASTGEDPEAAAKMIEEEMWRVIKIAEEAKSGRRESVRQLA; encoded by the coding sequence ATGTGCTGGGCTGTCCCCTCGGTGGTGACAAAGATAGAGGGAGGCGTGGCTTGGGTCGACCCGGGCGACGGCGTTGAGAGGCCGGCGATAGTGGGCATCGACGAGGGGGCGCTTCAGCCCGGCGATCTCGTGATGGTCCACGCAGGGGTCATAATAGCGAAGGTGGATCTATCTACGCTGAGGGAGAGCATGGAGATGTGGAAACAGATGGCAAGAGAGCTAGCGGCCTCCACGGGCGAGGATCCCGAGGCGGCCGCCAAGATGATCGAGGAGGAGATGTGGAGAGTTATCAAAATAGCAGAGGAGGCCAAGAGCGGGAGAAGGGAGTCGGTACGGCAACTGGCTTAA
- a CDS encoding ABC transporter ATP-binding protein encodes MVKAEGGVRIRVEGLEFSYPGRPVLRGVTAEIPAGSLTAVLGPNGSGKTTLLRLMAGVLRARRGVVYLDGKAAAERELRRILGYVPQRAAPFGRLRVIDLVVSSRRPLMGLYPSKADYQKAEEALKLVGALHLRDRFLEELSGGELQLVLIARALAVEPRVLLLDEPLNNLDVKNQIKVMDLLKEISRRATVVAVLHDLNMAYRYADYAVFMKNGEIYAIGPAEEVFAEEVIEKVYEVRPKILREHKAVLF; translated from the coding sequence ATGGTGAAGGCGGAGGGGGGCGTGAGGATTAGGGTGGAGGGGTTGGAGTTTTCCTACCCCGGGAGGCCCGTCCTCAGGGGGGTTACCGCCGAGATACCCGCCGGCTCTCTGACGGCCGTCTTGGGCCCCAACGGCTCTGGGAAGACTACCCTTCTCCGGCTGATGGCCGGCGTCTTAAGGGCTAGGAGGGGTGTGGTATATCTAGACGGGAAGGCCGCCGCCGAGAGGGAGCTACGCAGAATCCTCGGCTACGTCCCCCAGAGGGCCGCCCCCTTCGGGAGGCTTAGGGTAATAGACTTGGTGGTGAGCTCTCGGAGGCCTCTCATGGGGCTCTACCCCTCCAAGGCGGACTACCAGAAGGCTGAGGAGGCTCTCAAGCTCGTGGGCGCCCTCCACCTGAGGGACAGGTTCCTGGAGGAGCTGAGCGGCGGCGAGCTTCAGCTTGTGCTCATAGCCAGAGCGCTGGCGGTGGAGCCGAGGGTCCTCCTCCTCGACGAGCCTCTCAACAACCTAGACGTCAAGAACCAGATAAAGGTTATGGATCTGCTCAAGGAGATATCCCGCAGAGCCACCGTCGTCGCCGTTCTGCACGACTTGAACATGGCCTATAGGTATGCGGATTACGCGGTGTTTATGAAAAACGGCGAGATATACGCCATTGGCCCCGCCGAGGAGGTATTCGCCGAGGAGGTGATAGAGAAGGTGTATGAGGTGAGGCCAAAGATACTGAGGGAACACAAAGCAGTTTTATTCTAG
- a CDS encoding FmdE family protein, with product MEAGCDSLGVARRFREIGRRLYELIEGEIGDLGPSNAFIATNAKFLIFRGYSASPIVDAFVERGLDIYYNVVPVHAPYYADLQILAYNKDRGLGIFAEAPREALEDAVCKGGTFREERLRREVFSLSQMSGRLEAKAGFASILAAWLAGAPHELLLGAELHNHICPGLVSGVMILRRLEKLGVVKPGARLRVISAPPWCKDDALIQLLDATPGKRSFVVKFLSQERREELKKKLGADPAYIIYINENGRGEVLVVTFNWDKARELSGVEHDTPEAKRAMSASLLKYLNTPELLVNIHRKTEADESLFDKMSLAGVDPYEILNTT from the coding sequence GTGGAAGCTGGTTGCGACTCTCTTGGGGTGGCGAGGAGGTTTAGGGAAATCGGCCGGCGGCTTTACGAGCTTATCGAGGGAGAGATAGGCGATCTGGGGCCCTCTAACGCGTTTATTGCCACCAACGCCAAGTTCTTGATCTTCCGGGGATACAGCGCGAGCCCCATTGTCGATGCCTTTGTGGAGAGGGGGCTAGACATCTACTACAACGTGGTGCCCGTCCACGCGCCCTACTACGCAGATCTGCAGATCCTCGCCTACAACAAGGACCGCGGCTTGGGGATATTCGCCGAGGCCCCTAGAGAGGCGTTGGAAGACGCCGTCTGTAAAGGCGGCACGTTCCGCGAAGAGAGACTGCGGAGGGAGGTCTTCTCGCTCAGCCAGATGTCCGGGAGATTGGAGGCAAAGGCGGGGTTTGCAAGCATCCTCGCGGCTTGGCTCGCCGGCGCCCCCCACGAGCTGTTGCTAGGGGCAGAGTTGCACAACCACATATGCCCCGGCCTTGTATCCGGCGTCATGATACTACGCCGCCTCGAAAAACTCGGGGTGGTGAAGCCCGGCGCAAGGCTCCGCGTGATCTCGGCCCCGCCGTGGTGCAAAGACGATGCGTTGATACAGTTGCTTGACGCCACCCCCGGCAAAAGGAGCTTCGTTGTGAAGTTCCTGTCTCAAGAAAGGCGGGAGGAGCTTAAAAAGAAACTCGGCGCAGATCCCGCGTACATTATTTACATAAATGAGAACGGCAGAGGCGAGGTCTTGGTGGTAACATTTAACTGGGACAAGGCAAGAGAGCTCTCGGGCGTAGAGCACGATACGCCAGAGGCAAAGCGGGCGATGTCCGCTTCTCTGCTAAAATACCTAAACACACCAGAGCTCCTAGTTAACATCCACAGAAAAACAGAAGCCGACGAATCACTCTTCGACAAGATGTCCCTCGCCGGAGTCGATCCATACGAGATTCTAAATACTACGTAG
- a CDS encoding PD-(D/E)XK nuclease family protein, translated as MSVAEEVRRVLLEHPEILVEVLTARPHIVYEALAKLLPWEKLMKEIEEIKNTMATKKELEEVKNIMAKKEELEKIEKRLEEIENRMATKEDLQKLEERFGEVEGRMATKEDLKTLATKEELEDIKNRMATKEDLKAFATKEDLRAFATKEDLKAFATKEDLKAFATKEELRAEIRKLSIQITALGARWGVWSEEAFREGVRELLREAGYVVERWTYFDDKGQVYGYPSEVELDVVVKNGVTILVEITSAVKRGDLPYVKRKAELYERVSGRRVERVLLVSPFIHDKNPDFVRALARSLGIDIVSPAEQIEPGASG; from the coding sequence GTGTCTGTTGCTGAGGAGGTGAGGCGTGTCTTGCTGGAGCACCCGGAGATTTTAGTGGAGGTTCTCACCGCTAGGCCTCACATCGTGTACGAAGCCCTCGCCAAGCTACTACCCTGGGAAAAGTTGATGAAAGAGATTGAGGAAATCAAAAACACCATGGCCACGAAAAAAGAACTAGAAGAAGTTAAAAATATCATGGCCAAGAAGGAGGAGTTAGAAAAGATAGAAAAAAGACTAGAGGAGATAGAAAACAGAATGGCGACGAAGGAGGATCTCCAAAAATTAGAGGAAAGGTTCGGAGAGGTGGAAGGCAGAATGGCTACAAAAGAGGATTTAAAGACGTTGGCCACCAAGGAGGAGCTAGAAGACATAAAAAACAGGATGGCGACAAAGGAAGATCTCAAAGCCTTTGCCACGAAAGAGGATCTAAGAGCTTTCGCCACTAAGGAAGATCTAAAGGCCTTCGCAACTAAGGAAGATTTGAAGGCTTTTGCTACTAAGGAGGAGTTGCGGGCTGAGATTAGGAAGTTGTCTATACAGATTACGGCCCTGGGGGCTAGGTGGGGTGTGTGGAGTGAGGAGGCCTTCAGAGAGGGGGTTAGGGAGTTGCTTAGAGAGGCTGGCTACGTGGTGGAGCGGTGGACCTACTTCGACGACAAAGGCCAGGTATACGGCTACCCAAGCGAGGTGGAGCTAGACGTGGTGGTTAAGAACGGTGTGACCATCCTTGTGGAGATCACCTCTGCCGTTAAACGTGGTGATTTGCCATATGTAAAGAGGAAGGCTGAGCTGTATGAAAGGGTGTCTGGGAGGAGGGTTGAGAGAGTGCTTCTAGTGTCGCCGTTTATCCACGACAAGAACCCGGACTTTGTGCGCGCCTTGGCCAGGTCTTTAGGTATAGACATCGTGAGTCCGGCAGAGCAGATAGAGCCGGGAGCCTCCGGCTAG
- a CDS encoding Rossmann-like domain-containing protein has translation MASRRPLVRLFAERAAGMAEGLKIVDYCLCLRGGYVVVEGPRGRALGFAHIPHEDLHELGEVKRPRLEEMPEFVVDLNPLNRVLGVAMLNAVSQYHLDPPPGSLDPYLRDEPICLVGNMGPLAERLKREGREVLVFERSRELRWRAYSDVEEELLLPRCKVLVITGMTLLNFTLDRVLQLSNGLNILTGPTAGIHPDLARGTKIHILASMKFNIDKAREHLKQGGYISLAVHKDLGLPYAIELRNT, from the coding sequence GTGGCGTCTAGACGGCCTTTGGTGAGGCTCTTCGCCGAGAGGGCGGCGGGGATGGCGGAGGGGCTCAAGATAGTGGACTACTGCCTCTGCCTCAGAGGCGGGTACGTGGTCGTCGAGGGGCCACGGGGGAGGGCGCTAGGCTTCGCCCACATCCCGCACGAGGATCTCCACGAGCTGGGCGAGGTAAAGCGCCCAAGGCTGGAGGAGATGCCGGAGTTCGTAGTTGATCTCAACCCACTGAACAGAGTGCTGGGAGTCGCCATGCTCAACGCGGTGTCCCAATACCACCTCGACCCCCCGCCGGGTTCTCTGGATCCATATCTGAGGGACGAGCCGATATGTCTCGTGGGCAACATGGGCCCCCTAGCTGAGAGGCTGAAGAGGGAGGGGCGGGAGGTTCTAGTCTTTGAGAGGTCGAGGGAGTTGAGGTGGCGCGCCTACTCGGACGTGGAGGAGGAGCTCTTGCTCCCCCGTTGCAAGGTCCTAGTGATCACGGGGATGACGCTCCTCAACTTCACCCTCGACAGAGTCCTCCAGCTCTCCAACGGCCTCAATATATTGACAGGCCCCACAGCCGGCATCCACCCCGACCTGGCGAGGGGGACCAAGATACACATCCTCGCCTCCATGAAGTTTAATATAGACAAAGCAAGAGAGCATCTCAAACAAGGCGGTTACATCTCTCTGGCGGTGCATAAAGATCTAGGCCTCCCCTACGCCATCGAGTTGCGTAATACTTAA
- a CDS encoding iron ABC transporter substrate-binding protein — protein sequence MSPKLTILVAVVVAIAIGAALYLLSNPQAPPTPTPQPTTTHQTASTPPPTTTQQTTSPPPSTTTQQTTTTPSTATTPQYTTPPQYITIKDILGREVQIKLPVRRVVAIGPGALRLVIYLNTTDKLAGIEALEKRPPQGRDYGYVLWAKNLTALPVIGQGGPDTSVNFEAIIGVKPDVIIMTPVLANTPDEVQAKTGIPVVVVSYGTVGTINYTELFYSLRVLGRILDREQRAERLIAYMKSLIEDLARRTANVTERPKVYVGAISFKGGQPFTSTQSGFPPLVLLNTPSVADKYNIKPGAQISWEALLKEQPDVVFIDLGNYLTVVQDFNKSKDPYCSLNAFKQGKVYGVLPFNHYWTNIATMFADAYYMGKVLYPDRFADVDPAKKANEIYTEFLGMPLYQKIAKDFGGGFRQLSFPCG from the coding sequence ATGTCTCCGAAACTCACCATCTTAGTAGCAGTGGTGGTGGCCATCGCCATCGGGGCGGCTTTATACCTATTAAGCAACCCCCAGGCACCTCCAACTCCCACACCTCAACCAACCACAACCCACCAGACGGCGTCAACTCCACCTCCAACTACGACCCAGCAGACGACGTCACCCCCACCTTCAACCACAACTCAACAAACGACGACAACCCCCTCCACAGCCACAACTCCACAATACACCACACCACCTCAATACATAACTATAAAAGACATCCTGGGGAGGGAGGTGCAGATTAAGCTACCAGTCAGAAGAGTAGTAGCCATAGGCCCAGGTGCGCTTCGCCTAGTCATATACCTCAACACCACCGACAAGCTGGCAGGGATAGAGGCCCTGGAGAAAAGGCCTCCACAGGGGAGGGACTACGGCTACGTGTTGTGGGCTAAAAACCTCACGGCCCTCCCAGTCATCGGCCAAGGAGGGCCCGACACCTCCGTCAATTTTGAGGCTATTATTGGGGTGAAGCCTGACGTGATAATAATGACGCCAGTGCTTGCAAACACGCCAGATGAGGTACAAGCGAAGACCGGCATCCCGGTGGTGGTGGTGAGCTACGGCACTGTAGGCACTATAAACTACACGGAGCTGTTTTATTCGCTGAGGGTATTAGGCCGGATTTTGGATAGAGAGCAGAGGGCTGAGCGGCTAATTGCCTATATGAAATCGCTAATAGAGGACCTCGCGAGGCGCACGGCGAATGTGACGGAGAGGCCTAAGGTATACGTCGGGGCCATATCTTTTAAGGGCGGACAGCCCTTCACTAGCACGCAGTCCGGCTTCCCGCCGCTTGTTCTGCTAAACACGCCCAGCGTCGCCGATAAGTACAACATCAAGCCAGGCGCCCAAATTAGCTGGGAGGCTCTCCTCAAAGAGCAACCCGACGTCGTGTTTATAGATTTGGGGAACTACCTAACTGTGGTGCAGGACTTCAACAAGTCTAAGGACCCATACTGCTCTCTCAACGCGTTTAAGCAAGGCAAGGTGTACGGGGTCTTGCCCTTTAACCACTACTGGACAAATATAGCAACTATGTTCGCCGACGCCTACTACATGGGCAAGGTGCTGTACCCAGACCGCTTCGCCGACGTCGATCCGGCCAAGAAGGCCAACGAGATATATACCGAGTTTCTGGGAATGCCCCTATACCAGAAAATAGCCAAAGACTTCGGAGGCGGCTTTAGACAGCTCAGCTTCCCATGCGGCTAA
- the hypD gene encoding hydrogenase formation protein HypD, whose translation MSCVSLPESFPVPPTLDCWKCPVMRREMAAIELAFRRKTAVTSTLLRSIKKYSEELKARDGGYVYKVMDFCGTHEWTIVHFGLRSLLAKAGVDNVELVAGPGCPVCVTPSYYIEQSIKLALEGVVVYTYGDVFKVPALRPVKGARTLAEARALGGDVRIVHSFLHAIMDARKHNKPSVFVGIGFETVAPGYSEAILKGLVPGHLKLMSLVKLTPPAMFYTLEVVREKPTDFPISGVIAPGHVSTIVGGKAWRPVAEHFEIPVVVAGFEPNDVLMAIAEILRQLARGEHKVVIEYTRAVTWEGDLKAQSSIRTVFETVDSAWRGIGYIPKSGLALRDEFKSHDALEFFGIPDLTPETWRYDLPANCRCAEVNLGKAKPTDCPLFMKACTPDRPIGPCMVSVEGTCAIWARFGGGGLAEEIAREVGAL comes from the coding sequence GTGTCTTGTGTCTCGCTTCCCGAGAGCTTCCCCGTGCCGCCTACTTTAGACTGCTGGAAGTGCCCCGTGATGAGGCGGGAGATGGCGGCTATAGAGCTCGCCTTCCGGCGCAAGACCGCCGTCACCTCGACGCTTCTCCGCAGTATAAAGAAGTATTCCGAAGAGCTCAAGGCGAGGGATGGCGGCTACGTCTACAAGGTGATGGACTTCTGCGGCACGCATGAGTGGACCATTGTCCACTTCGGCTTGAGGAGCCTCTTGGCCAAGGCGGGGGTGGACAACGTGGAGCTCGTGGCGGGGCCCGGCTGCCCCGTCTGCGTGACTCCGTCGTACTACATAGAGCAGTCTATAAAACTGGCACTTGAGGGTGTCGTCGTGTACACCTACGGCGACGTCTTTAAGGTCCCGGCGCTGAGGCCCGTCAAGGGGGCGCGCACCTTAGCCGAGGCGAGGGCGCTGGGTGGAGACGTCAGGATAGTCCACTCCTTCCTCCACGCCATCATGGACGCGAGGAAGCACAACAAGCCGTCGGTCTTCGTCGGGATAGGCTTCGAGACTGTGGCGCCCGGCTACTCCGAGGCTATACTCAAGGGCCTCGTCCCGGGCCACCTCAAGCTCATGTCGCTCGTCAAGCTGACGCCCCCCGCCATGTTCTACACGCTGGAGGTGGTGAGGGAGAAGCCGACGGATTTCCCCATCAGCGGCGTGATAGCGCCCGGCCACGTATCCACCATCGTGGGGGGCAAGGCCTGGCGCCCCGTGGCGGAGCACTTCGAGATACCGGTGGTCGTGGCGGGCTTCGAGCCCAACGACGTCCTCATGGCCATAGCCGAAATATTGAGGCAGTTAGCCAGGGGGGAGCACAAGGTGGTAATCGAATACACGAGGGCGGTTACGTGGGAGGGGGATTTAAAAGCGCAGTCCTCTATACGTACCGTGTTCGAGACCGTGGACTCCGCCTGGAGGGGGATTGGGTATATCCCCAAGAGCGGACTCGCCTTGAGGGACGAGTTCAAGTCGCACGACGCCCTTGAGTTTTTCGGCATACCCGACCTGACGCCCGAAACCTGGCGCTACGACCTCCCGGCCAACTGCAGATGCGCCGAGGTTAACCTGGGCAAGGCCAAGCCCACCGACTGCCCCCTCTTCATGAAGGCGTGTACCCCGGATAGGCCCATAGGCCCCTGCATGGTTTCTGTGGAGGGCACCTGCGCCATATGGGCGCGGTTCGGCGGCGGGGGCCTTGCGGAGGAGATAGCCAGGGAGGTCGGGGCGCTGTAG